The Agrococcus carbonis genome has a window encoding:
- a CDS encoding lysine--tRNA ligase produces the protein MTETPDLSTAQPAAAPEHERADWVSRLADEVVAEAARRGTKPVAASGISPSGPVHLGNLREVMSPHLVVDELQRRGVDAEHIFSWDDYDRFRKVPAGIEGVDEAWAEHIGKPLTSVPAPPGSAHDSWAAHFRAQAEEGFAAAGIRYRGISQTEQYTAGAYTEQILHAMRHRREIDAILAQFRTLPAAKDEDEELQRALDASSGAASEGDGSGGAEYYPYKPYCTRCGKDFTTIEAYDDDSTEMTYSCTCGHRETVLLREFRSGKLVWKVDWPMRWAYERVVFEPSGVDHQSPGSSFQVGLELAPVFGWERPLGPMYAFVGFGGVAKMSSSRGGAPTPLDALAVMEAPVLRWLYARRRMNQSFDVAFGSELQRTYDEWDALARKAAAGTAGDAELAALERATSTAHGPLPETPRRVAYRTLASVVDITFGDEAQILRILGGLDADDPITSLDPLRPRLDRVETWVATHMPAEEHTAVRTEPDRDALDALTETERDGIRLLLDGGHGLPPIEEAWTLDGLTFQVYGVAKVQRGLEPDAMVKGDKELSAAQRAFFALLYRLLVGRETGPRIPTLLLAIGRERVRELLT, from the coding sequence GTGACCGAGACGCCTGACCTGAGCACCGCCCAGCCCGCCGCCGCCCCCGAGCACGAGCGCGCCGACTGGGTCTCGCGCCTGGCCGACGAGGTCGTCGCCGAGGCCGCGCGCCGGGGCACGAAGCCCGTCGCCGCATCCGGCATCTCGCCCTCGGGCCCCGTGCACCTCGGCAACCTCCGCGAGGTCATGAGCCCCCACCTCGTCGTCGACGAGCTGCAGCGGCGGGGCGTCGACGCCGAGCACATCTTCAGCTGGGACGACTACGACCGCTTCCGGAAGGTGCCCGCGGGCATCGAGGGCGTCGACGAGGCGTGGGCCGAGCACATCGGGAAGCCGCTCACGAGCGTGCCCGCCCCTCCGGGCAGCGCCCACGACTCGTGGGCGGCGCACTTCCGCGCGCAGGCCGAGGAGGGCTTCGCGGCCGCAGGCATCCGGTACCGCGGCATCAGCCAGACCGAGCAGTACACCGCGGGCGCCTACACCGAGCAGATCCTGCACGCGATGCGCCACCGCCGCGAGATCGACGCGATCCTCGCGCAGTTCCGCACCCTGCCTGCCGCGAAGGACGAGGACGAGGAGCTGCAGCGCGCGCTCGACGCCTCCTCGGGCGCCGCGAGCGAGGGCGACGGCTCGGGCGGCGCCGAGTACTACCCCTACAAGCCGTACTGCACGCGCTGCGGCAAGGACTTCACGACGATCGAGGCGTACGACGACGACTCGACCGAGATGACCTACTCGTGCACGTGCGGGCACCGCGAGACGGTGCTGCTGCGCGAGTTCCGCTCGGGCAAGCTCGTCTGGAAGGTCGACTGGCCGATGCGCTGGGCGTACGAGCGCGTCGTGTTCGAGCCCTCGGGCGTCGACCACCAGAGCCCCGGCTCGTCCTTCCAGGTGGGGCTCGAGCTCGCGCCGGTCTTCGGCTGGGAGCGCCCGCTCGGCCCGATGTACGCGTTCGTCGGCTTCGGCGGCGTCGCCAAGATGTCGTCCTCGCGCGGCGGGGCGCCGACCCCGCTCGACGCGCTCGCGGTCATGGAGGCGCCCGTGCTGCGCTGGCTCTACGCGCGCCGCCGCATGAACCAGTCGTTCGACGTCGCGTTCGGCTCCGAGCTCCAGCGCACCTACGACGAGTGGGATGCGCTCGCCCGCAAGGCCGCGGCCGGCACGGCGGGCGACGCCGAGCTCGCGGCGCTCGAGCGCGCGACCTCGACGGCGCACGGGCCGCTGCCGGAGACGCCGCGACGCGTCGCCTACCGGACCCTCGCATCCGTCGTCGACATCACCTTCGGCGACGAGGCGCAGATCCTGCGGATCCTGGGCGGGCTCGACGCCGACGATCCGATCACGAGCCTCGACCCGCTGCGGCCGCGCCTCGACCGGGTCGAGACGTGGGTCGCGACGCACATGCCCGCCGAGGAGCACACGGCGGTGCGCACGGAGCCCGACCGCGACGCCCTCGACGCGCTCACCGAGACCGAGCGCGACGGCATCCGCCTGCTGCTCGACGGCGGCCACGGGCTGCCCCCGATCGAGGAGGCGTGGACGCTCGACGGGCTCACGTTCCAGGTCTACGGCGTCGCGAAGGTGCAGCGGGGCCTCGAGCCGGATGCGATGGTCAAGGGCGACAAGGAGCTCTCGGCCGCGCAGCGCGCGTTCTTCGCGCTGCTCTACCGCCTGCTCGTCGGCCGCGAGACGGGCCCCAGGATCCCGACCCTGCTGCTCGCGATCGGCCGCGAGCGGGTGCGGGAGCTGCTGACCTGA
- a CDS encoding CPBP family intramembrane glutamic endopeptidase — translation MTDQPQPWDPQAQPQQPQQPQHPQQPPAQPTHAELYPQPEYGQPQPGQAQHAQPEHAQPTYGQPTYGQPQYGQAQYGPAQHGQAQYAQPAFGQPQYGQAPYGQPQYAQAPYASGYAQPGYPMQPPPKKPALLPAALPMSGLAYTQVLQPLERRVGRWFLAWAIAIGFFFAGQLISLALLMPGMVDFFLRLDPTAVPTDETEFAADMIAETIGSPLGMAGVNLAWASMIPGTIVAIAAFGKRAAGFASSVVGRWRWGTAGRAAIVILPIFALYIGLSLWLDPSIEWQWNPNWGLVAVVLLTTPLQATGEEFTFRGLLPQMMGGWLRHRYVPALVMLLPVAAVMLLQPATWWLSLLALAAAAIGPWVLRGRFGNAVWTGLATGLLFGAMHAHPSISATLQLSLVGFTCSMLTYRTGGLEAASVLHTANNVFIMVPLALTGTSAFGAQPVAGEDWLSFGITLLALALAYLAVHFTMRREQQLTEGSPAADLLAPPAPSVQQPQPVGAPAAP, via the coding sequence GTGACCGATCAGCCTCAGCCCTGGGATCCGCAGGCCCAGCCCCAGCAGCCCCAGCAGCCCCAGCACCCGCAGCAGCCCCCGGCGCAGCCCACGCACGCCGAGCTGTACCCGCAGCCGGAGTATGGACAGCCGCAGCCCGGGCAGGCGCAGCACGCGCAGCCGGAGCACGCGCAGCCGACCTACGGGCAGCCGACCTACGGGCAGCCGCAGTACGGGCAGGCGCAGTACGGACCGGCGCAGCACGGACAGGCGCAGTACGCGCAACCGGCCTTCGGGCAGCCGCAGTACGGACAGGCGCCCTACGGGCAGCCGCAATACGCACAAGCGCCGTACGCATCCGGCTACGCCCAGCCGGGCTACCCGATGCAGCCGCCCCCCAAGAAGCCCGCGCTGCTGCCCGCCGCGCTGCCGATGTCGGGCCTCGCCTACACGCAGGTGCTCCAGCCGCTCGAGCGCCGCGTGGGCCGCTGGTTCCTCGCGTGGGCGATCGCGATCGGGTTCTTCTTCGCCGGGCAGCTCATCTCCCTCGCCCTGCTCATGCCGGGCATGGTCGACTTCTTCCTGCGGCTCGACCCCACCGCGGTCCCGACGGACGAGACCGAGTTCGCGGCGGACATGATCGCCGAGACCATCGGCTCGCCGCTCGGCATGGCGGGCGTCAACCTCGCGTGGGCGTCGATGATCCCCGGCACGATCGTGGCGATCGCCGCGTTCGGGAAGCGCGCCGCGGGCTTCGCCTCGAGCGTCGTCGGCCGCTGGCGCTGGGGCACCGCCGGCCGAGCCGCGATCGTGATCCTGCCGATCTTCGCGCTCTACATCGGCCTCTCGCTCTGGCTCGACCCGTCGATCGAGTGGCAGTGGAACCCCAACTGGGGGCTCGTGGCCGTCGTGCTGCTGACGACGCCGCTGCAGGCGACCGGCGAGGAGTTCACCTTCCGCGGCCTGCTGCCGCAGATGATGGGCGGCTGGTTGCGGCACCGCTACGTGCCGGCGCTCGTGATGCTGCTGCCGGTCGCCGCCGTCATGCTGCTGCAGCCCGCGACGTGGTGGCTCTCGCTGCTCGCGCTCGCCGCCGCGGCGATCGGCCCGTGGGTGCTCCGCGGCCGCTTCGGCAACGCGGTCTGGACGGGGCTCGCGACGGGACTGCTCTTCGGCGCCATGCACGCGCATCCGTCGATCTCGGCGACGCTGCAGCTCTCGCTCGTCGGCTTCACGTGCTCGATGCTCACGTACCGCACCGGCGGCCTCGAGGCCGCGTCGGTGCTCCACACCGCCAACAACGTGTTCATCATGGTGCCCCTGGCACTCACCGGCACGTCGGCGTTCGGCGCCCAGCCGGTCGCGGGCGAGGACTGGCTCTCGTTCGGCATCACCCTGCTCGCGCTCGCGCTCGCCTACCTCGCGGTGCACTTCACGATGCGCCGCGAGCAGCAGCTCACCGAGGGCAGCCCCGCGGCCGACCTGCTCGCTCCCCCGGCTCCGTCGGTGCAGCAGCCGCAGCCGGTCGGCGCGCCGGCGGCGCCGTAG
- a CDS encoding ATP-dependent Clp protease ATP-binding subunit, which translates to MFERFTDRARRVVVLAQEEAKLLNHNYIGTEHILLGLIHEGDGVAAKALEQLGISLDAVRAQVQDMIGTGSQQNTGHIPFTPRAKKVLELSLREALQLGHNYIGTEHVLLGLIREGEGVAAQVLVKLGADLNRVRQTVNQLLAGYQGKESTTVGGDQTQQSDAKGSQILDQFGRNLTQAARDGKLDPVIGREKEIERVMQILSRRSKNNPVLIGEPGVGKTAVVEGLAQAIVKGEVPETLKDKQVYTLDLGSLIAGSRYRGDFEERLKKVTKEIRTRGDIITFIDEIHTLVGAGAAEGAIDAANILKPLLARGELQTIGATTLDEYRKHFEKDAALERRFQPIQVNEPSVAHTINILKGLRDRYESHHKVTITDGALVAAANLADRYVQDRFLPDKAIDLIDEGGARLRLSILSAPPELREFDERIADVRSRKEGAIEGQDFEAAARLRDEEKELLGERLRLEKQWRSGNGGPTGVLDEGVIAEVLANATGIPVFKLTEEESARLVFMEKALHQRVIGQEEAVSVLAKTIRRQRAGLKDPRRPSGSFIFAGPTGVGKTELAKALAEFLFDDEDALISLDMSEFSEKHTVSRLFGAPPGFVGFEEGGQLTEKVRRKPFSVVLFDEIEKAHVDIFNSLLQILEEGRLTDGQGRVVDFKNTVIIMTTNLGTKDISGGPVGFVMEGSSENDYERMRAKVREELKKNFKPEFLNRVDETIVFPQLSPDELLQIVDLFIKRLSERLLDRDMTIELTEAAKRRLIEIGHDPALGARPLRRAVQHEIEDVLSEKILHNELGAGEHVSVDFADGEFVFTHDTPEPHQPELEPVDA; encoded by the coding sequence ATGTTCGAGAGATTCACCGACCGCGCTCGCCGGGTCGTGGTGCTCGCCCAGGAAGAGGCGAAGCTGCTCAACCACAACTACATCGGCACGGAGCACATCCTGCTCGGCCTCATCCACGAGGGCGACGGCGTCGCCGCCAAGGCGCTCGAGCAGCTCGGCATCTCGCTCGACGCGGTGCGCGCGCAGGTGCAGGACATGATCGGCACCGGCAGCCAGCAGAACACGGGCCACATCCCCTTCACGCCGCGCGCGAAGAAGGTGCTCGAGCTGAGCCTCCGCGAGGCGCTGCAGCTCGGCCACAACTACATCGGCACCGAGCACGTGCTGCTCGGCCTCATCCGCGAGGGCGAGGGCGTCGCCGCGCAGGTGCTCGTGAAGCTGGGCGCCGACCTCAACCGCGTGCGCCAGACGGTCAACCAGCTCCTCGCCGGCTATCAGGGCAAGGAGTCGACGACGGTCGGCGGCGACCAGACGCAGCAGTCCGACGCCAAGGGCTCGCAGATCCTCGACCAGTTCGGCCGCAACCTCACGCAGGCCGCGCGCGACGGCAAGCTCGACCCGGTCATCGGCCGCGAGAAGGAGATCGAGCGGGTCATGCAGATCCTCTCGCGCCGCTCGAAGAACAACCCGGTGCTCATCGGCGAGCCCGGCGTCGGCAAGACCGCCGTCGTCGAGGGCCTCGCGCAGGCGATCGTCAAGGGCGAGGTGCCCGAGACGCTCAAGGACAAGCAGGTCTACACGCTCGACCTCGGCAGCCTCATCGCCGGCAGCCGCTACCGCGGCGACTTCGAGGAGCGCCTGAAGAAGGTGACGAAGGAGATCCGCACCCGCGGCGACATCATCACCTTCATCGACGAGATCCACACGCTCGTCGGCGCCGGTGCCGCGGAGGGCGCGATCGACGCGGCCAACATCCTCAAGCCGCTGCTCGCGCGCGGCGAGCTGCAGACGATCGGCGCGACGACGCTCGACGAGTACCGCAAGCACTTCGAGAAGGATGCCGCGCTCGAGCGCCGCTTCCAGCCGATCCAGGTGAACGAGCCGTCGGTCGCCCACACGATCAACATCCTCAAGGGCCTGCGCGACCGCTACGAGTCGCACCACAAGGTGACGATCACCGACGGCGCGCTCGTCGCCGCCGCGAACCTCGCCGACCGCTACGTGCAGGATCGCTTCCTGCCCGACAAGGCGATCGACCTGATCGACGAGGGCGGCGCCCGCCTGCGGCTGTCGATCCTCTCGGCTCCGCCCGAGCTGCGCGAGTTCGACGAGCGCATCGCCGACGTCCGCTCCCGCAAGGAGGGCGCGATCGAGGGCCAGGACTTCGAGGCGGCAGCGCGCCTGCGCGACGAGGAGAAGGAGCTGCTCGGCGAGCGGCTGCGCCTCGAGAAGCAGTGGCGCTCGGGCAACGGCGGCCCCACCGGCGTGCTCGACGAGGGCGTGATCGCCGAGGTGCTCGCGAACGCGACCGGCATCCCGGTGTTCAAGCTCACCGAGGAGGAGTCGGCTCGCCTCGTCTTCATGGAGAAGGCGCTGCACCAGCGCGTCATCGGCCAGGAGGAGGCCGTCAGCGTGCTCGCGAAGACGATCCGTCGGCAGCGCGCGGGCCTCAAGGACCCGCGTCGCCCCTCGGGCTCGTTCATCTTCGCCGGCCCCACGGGCGTCGGCAAGACCGAGCTCGCGAAGGCGCTCGCCGAGTTCCTCTTCGACGACGAGGACGCGCTGATCTCGCTCGACATGTCGGAGTTCAGCGAGAAGCACACCGTCTCGCGGCTCTTCGGCGCCCCTCCCGGGTTCGTCGGCTTCGAGGAGGGCGGCCAGCTCACCGAGAAGGTGCGCCGCAAGCCGTTCTCGGTGGTGCTCTTCGACGAGATCGAGAAGGCGCACGTCGACATCTTCAACTCGCTCCTGCAGATCCTCGAGGAGGGCCGCCTCACCGACGGCCAGGGTCGCGTGGTCGACTTCAAGAACACCGTCATCATCATGACGACCAACCTCGGCACGAAGGACATCTCGGGCGGCCCGGTCGGCTTCGTCATGGAGGGCTCGAGCGAGAACGACTACGAGCGGATGCGCGCGAAGGTCCGCGAGGAGCTCAAGAAGAACTTCAAGCCCGAGTTCCTCAACCGCGTCGACGAGACGATCGTCTTCCCGCAGCTCAGCCCCGACGAGCTGCTGCAGATCGTCGACCTGTTCATCAAGCGCCTCTCGGAGCGCCTGCTGGACCGCGACATGACGATCGAGCTCACCGAGGCGGCCAAGCGCCGGCTTATCGAGATCGGCCACGACCCGGCGCTCGGCGCGCGGCCCCTGCGTCGCGCGGTGCAGCACGAGATCGAGGACGTGCTGAGCGAGAAGATCCTGCACAACGAGCTCGGCGCGGGCGAGCACGTGTCGGTCGACTTCGCCGACGGGGAGTTCGTGTTCACGCACGACACCCCCGAGCCGCACCAGCCGGAGCTCGAGCCCGTCGACGCCTGA
- a CDS encoding bifunctional metallophosphatase/5'-nucleotidase has protein sequence MNKTMKRSAAIGAACAVGLGLVALPQAAVAAPIDVDPDTTAVVSLLHFNDFHGRLDKATTVQFAGTIERLRADYPSSTVLLSGGDNIGASNFTSASQQDEPTLEVLNALEVDAAAVGNHEFDRGVDDLTGRVDALADFPYLSANVTRDGAPIGPAFETFEIDGITVAVVGAVTQQTPSLVDGSGIVGLEFGDPVAAVNAVAAELSDGDAANGEADVVVAEIHDGSQLTLPANAPQSEQEATFAPDAAAGGAFGDMVNGLSADVDVIFNGHTHRTYSWLAPVPGVEGATRPIVQSNEYSNLIGQVVLAVDRASGDVSVEVLANHARTTDAVAGLVAEYPRAAAVQQIVDAAVDRAAVIGNVEVGTISGPITVPALSNGNRGEESTSAQMVANMYRDQLADASRGGADIGVVNPGGVRDSFLYEPTAPETEPGIVRLAEANTMLPFINNLWSITMTGAQLDTLLEQQWQRTAAGEPLTTGRTYLQLGLSDNVTYVSDPSRAFDDRVSDIAIDGELITPDQEIRVASASFLMGVNGGTPGDNFWAFAEGTDERDSGLVDQDALLAYLAANPGLAPDYSVRHVDVVGLPDGAVDAGAEVAVEVRQVDRIRSLGAEASTTVEVVDESGAVIGSGDVVVQNDAQGAPLTTAAEVTFTATFAGDGTEPALQTYALRADNGTLIPFQVLVTPAPATGSGPGHPVFGDAHPVHGDDHPGRAVGRGGEHPVFGELPGKGKRAF, from the coding sequence GTGAACAAGACCATGAAGCGCAGCGCGGCGATCGGCGCCGCCTGCGCCGTCGGACTGGGCCTCGTCGCCCTGCCGCAGGCGGCCGTCGCCGCCCCGATCGACGTCGACCCCGACACCACGGCGGTCGTGAGCCTCCTCCACTTCAACGACTTCCACGGCCGGCTCGACAAGGCCACGACCGTGCAGTTCGCCGGCACGATCGAGCGCCTCCGCGCCGACTACCCGTCCTCGACCGTGCTGCTCTCGGGCGGCGACAACATCGGCGCCTCGAACTTCACCTCCGCGTCGCAGCAGGACGAGCCGACGCTCGAGGTGCTCAACGCGCTCGAGGTCGACGCGGCCGCCGTCGGCAACCACGAGTTCGACCGCGGCGTCGACGACCTCACGGGGCGCGTCGACGCCCTCGCCGACTTCCCCTACCTCTCGGCCAACGTCACGCGCGACGGTGCGCCCATCGGGCCGGCCTTCGAGACCTTCGAGATCGACGGCATCACGGTCGCCGTCGTCGGCGCCGTCACCCAGCAGACGCCGAGCCTCGTCGACGGCTCCGGCATCGTCGGCCTCGAGTTCGGCGACCCCGTCGCGGCCGTCAACGCGGTCGCGGCTGAGCTGAGCGACGGCGACGCCGCCAACGGCGAGGCCGACGTCGTCGTCGCCGAGATCCACGACGGCTCGCAGCTCACCCTGCCGGCGAACGCCCCGCAGTCCGAGCAGGAGGCGACCTTCGCGCCCGACGCGGCAGCCGGCGGCGCCTTCGGCGACATGGTCAACGGCCTCTCCGCCGACGTCGACGTGATCTTCAACGGCCACACGCACCGCACCTACTCGTGGCTCGCGCCCGTCCCCGGCGTCGAGGGCGCGACGCGCCCGATCGTCCAGTCGAACGAGTACTCCAACCTCATCGGCCAGGTCGTCCTCGCCGTCGACCGCGCGAGCGGCGATGTCTCCGTCGAGGTGCTCGCGAACCACGCGCGCACGACCGACGCGGTCGCCGGGCTCGTCGCCGAGTACCCGCGCGCGGCGGCGGTGCAGCAGATCGTCGACGCGGCCGTCGACCGCGCCGCGGTCATCGGCAACGTCGAGGTCGGCACGATCTCGGGCCCCATCACGGTGCCCGCGCTCTCGAACGGCAACCGCGGCGAGGAGTCGACCTCCGCGCAGATGGTCGCCAACATGTACCGCGACCAGCTCGCCGACGCGAGCCGCGGCGGGGCCGACATCGGCGTCGTCAACCCCGGCGGCGTGCGCGACAGCTTCCTCTACGAGCCCACCGCGCCCGAGACCGAGCCCGGCATCGTGCGCCTCGCCGAGGCCAACACGATGCTGCCGTTCATCAACAACCTGTGGTCGATCACGATGACGGGCGCGCAGCTCGACACGCTGCTCGAGCAGCAGTGGCAGCGCACCGCCGCGGGCGAGCCGCTCACGACCGGCCGCACGTATCTGCAGCTGGGCCTGAGCGACAACGTGACCTACGTCTCCGATCCCAGCCGCGCGTTCGACGACCGCGTGAGCGACATCGCGATCGACGGCGAGCTCATCACGCCCGACCAGGAGATCCGCGTCGCGAGCGCGTCGTTCCTCATGGGCGTCAACGGCGGCACGCCGGGGGACAACTTCTGGGCGTTCGCGGAGGGCACCGACGAGCGCGACTCGGGCCTCGTCGACCAGGATGCGCTGCTCGCGTACCTCGCCGCGAACCCGGGCCTCGCGCCCGACTACAGCGTGCGCCACGTCGACGTCGTGGGCCTGCCCGACGGCGCGGTCGACGCCGGCGCCGAGGTGGCCGTCGAGGTGCGCCAGGTCGACCGGATCCGCTCGCTCGGCGCCGAGGCGTCGACGACGGTCGAGGTCGTCGACGAGAGCGGAGCCGTCATCGGCTCGGGCGACGTCGTCGTCCAGAACGACGCCCAGGGCGCCCCGCTCACGACCGCGGCCGAGGTCACGTTCACGGCGACCTTCGCCGGCGACGGCACCGAGCCGGCGCTGCAGACCTACGCGCTGCGCGCCGACAACGGCACGCTCATCCCGTTCCAGGTGCTCGTGACCCCCGCCCCGGCGACCGGCTCCGGTCCGGGCCACCCGGTGTTCGGCGACGCGCACCCGGTGCACGGCGACGACCACCCCGGCCGCGCGGTCGGCCGCGGCGGTGAGCACCCCGTCTTCGGCGAGCTCCCCGGCAAGGGCAAGCGCGCCTTCTGA
- a CDS encoding amino-acid N-acetyltransferase yields MTTRAATTASAISVRPARTGDVRAMQALIEPYVRRRILLGKELVTLYEAVQEFVVAERDGELVGCGALHVLWEDLGEVRTIAAAEGAVGKGVGHAMLEALEERARALGLSRLFCLTFETEFFGRHGYREVGEEIVDDAVRAELLRSPDGGVAEFLDLAHVKPNTLGNTRMLKQL; encoded by the coding sequence GTGACCACACGAGCGGCGACGACAGCATCCGCCATCAGCGTCCGGCCCGCGCGCACGGGCGACGTCCGCGCGATGCAGGCGCTCATCGAGCCCTACGTGCGGCGGCGCATCCTGCTCGGCAAGGAGCTCGTCACCCTCTACGAGGCGGTGCAGGAGTTCGTGGTCGCCGAGCGCGACGGGGAGCTCGTGGGATGCGGTGCCCTCCACGTGCTGTGGGAGGACCTCGGCGAGGTGCGCACGATCGCCGCGGCCGAGGGCGCGGTGGGCAAGGGCGTCGGCCACGCGATGCTCGAGGCGCTCGAGGAGCGCGCACGCGCGCTCGGCCTCTCGCGCCTGTTCTGCCTGACGTTCGAGACCGAGTTCTTCGGCCGGCACGGCTACCGGGAGGTCGGCGAGGAGATCGTCGACGACGCCGTGCGCGCCGAGCTGCTGCGATCGCCCGACGGCGGCGTCGCGGAGTTCCTCGACCTCGCGCACGTGAAGCCGAACACGCTCGGCAACACGCGCATGCTCAAGCAGCTCTGA
- the radA gene encoding DNA repair protein RadA encodes MAKAPAFRCSECGWTSLKWVGRCGECQQWGTVEEAGAPVGRVRPAAVPAGRAARPITELEATDAPRWPTGIGEFDRVLGGGIVPGAVVLCSGEPGVGKSTLLLAVAARAAAAGRRVLYVSGEESLAQVRLRAERTGALEPQLYLASETDLATILGQLRDAEPELVIVDSVQTVANADNDGLAGGPSQVRDVAAALTRAAKSADVPLLLVGHVTKDGSVAGPRALEHLVDVVAHFDGDRQTALRFVRTSKNRFGPTDEVGCFEMTGDGIVEVPDPSGLFLSRSTTPLAGTCVTVALEGRRAIPVEVQALVVDASTPQPRRVVNGVDSSRVAMVLAVLERHTGLRLGGKDVYVSTVGGMRLTEPGADLAIALAIASAEHQVALPRRLAAVGEISLAGEIRAASSAKRRVAEARRLGYQRVIDEDVALVRNAIPEAISAGRRESAPVRQPVAVPEF; translated from the coding sequence ATGGCCAAGGCTCCCGCGTTCCGCTGCTCCGAGTGCGGCTGGACGTCGCTCAAGTGGGTCGGGCGCTGCGGCGAATGCCAGCAGTGGGGCACCGTCGAGGAGGCCGGCGCTCCCGTCGGCCGCGTGCGCCCGGCCGCGGTGCCCGCGGGCCGGGCCGCACGCCCCATCACCGAGCTCGAGGCCACGGATGCGCCGCGCTGGCCGACCGGGATCGGCGAGTTCGACCGCGTGCTCGGCGGCGGCATCGTGCCGGGAGCGGTCGTGCTGTGCTCGGGCGAGCCGGGCGTCGGGAAGTCGACGCTGCTGCTCGCGGTCGCGGCACGCGCCGCGGCCGCCGGTCGGCGCGTGCTGTACGTCTCGGGCGAGGAGTCGCTCGCCCAGGTGCGGCTGCGCGCGGAGCGCACGGGCGCGCTCGAGCCGCAGCTCTACCTCGCGAGCGAGACCGACCTCGCGACGATCCTCGGCCAGCTGCGCGACGCGGAGCCCGAGCTCGTCATCGTCGACTCGGTGCAGACGGTCGCCAACGCCGACAACGACGGCCTCGCGGGCGGCCCGAGCCAGGTGCGCGACGTCGCGGCCGCGCTCACGCGCGCGGCGAAGTCGGCCGACGTGCCGCTGCTGCTCGTCGGGCACGTGACGAAGGACGGCTCGGTCGCAGGCCCCCGCGCGCTCGAGCACCTCGTCGACGTCGTCGCGCACTTCGACGGCGACCGACAGACGGCGCTGCGCTTCGTGCGCACGTCGAAGAACCGCTTCGGGCCGACGGATGAGGTGGGCTGCTTCGAGATGACCGGCGACGGCATCGTCGAGGTGCCCGACCCCTCGGGCCTGTTCCTCTCGCGCTCGACGACCCCGCTCGCGGGCACGTGCGTCACGGTCGCGCTCGAGGGGCGCCGCGCGATCCCCGTCGAGGTGCAGGCGCTCGTCGTCGACGCATCCACCCCGCAGCCGCGACGGGTCGTCAACGGCGTCGACTCGTCGCGCGTCGCAATGGTGCTCGCGGTGCTCGAGCGGCACACGGGGCTGCGGCTCGGCGGCAAGGACGTCTACGTCTCGACGGTCGGGGGCATGCGGCTCACCGAACCCGGCGCCGACCTCGCGATCGCGCTCGCGATCGCGAGCGCCGAGCACCAGGTGGCGCTCCCCCGGCGGCTCGCGGCGGTCGGCGAGATCTCGCTCGCGGGCGAGATCCGCGCGGCCTCGAGCGCGAAGCGGCGGGTCGCCGAGGCGCGGCGGCTCGGCTACCAGCGGGTGATCGACGAGGACGTCGCGCTCGTGCGCAACGCCATCCCCGAGGCGATCAGCGCCGGTCGGCGGGAGAGCGCGCCGGTGCGGCAGCCCGTCGCCGTGCCGGAGTTCTGA
- a CDS encoding VOC family protein, with protein MLTVGSIVIRCTDLERQLMFWTAALDYEPRLPLETDFALLRPRGGAGPNVSLDAVPSERVLPPRIHLDLYADDQPAEVERLESLGAQRVHWPKRPDDADYVIMEDPEGNRFCVVDAAPGAAA; from the coding sequence ATGCTCACCGTCGGCTCCATCGTGATCCGCTGCACCGACCTCGAGCGCCAGCTGATGTTCTGGACGGCGGCGCTCGACTACGAGCCGCGCCTCCCGCTCGAGACCGACTTCGCGCTGCTGCGTCCGCGCGGCGGCGCCGGCCCCAACGTGTCGCTCGACGCCGTGCCGTCCGAGCGCGTCCTGCCGCCGCGCATCCACCTCGACCTCTACGCCGACGACCAGCCGGCCGAGGTCGAGCGCCTCGAGTCGCTCGGCGCCCAGCGCGTGCATTGGCCCAAGCGCCCCGACGACGCCGACTACGTGATCATGGAGGATCCCGAGGGCAACCGATTCTGCGTCGTCGACGCGGCACCGGGAGCCGCGGCATGA
- a CDS encoding GNAT family N-acetyltransferase, translating to MTANVRDATIDDAAGIARVRVETWRAAYGGLVPQEMLDRMDVDRETARRMEHWDELHADDRVHDLVAVVDGEVVGWALAGPARDQDAPATGELYAIYALADRWSRGVGHALLAEAERRLRADGHDAAYLWVLLGNARATAFYESHGWRCDDGEKVEEGMHERRFVRSLAP from the coding sequence ATGACGGCCAACGTGCGGGACGCCACGATCGACGACGCGGCGGGCATCGCGCGCGTGCGCGTCGAGACGTGGCGCGCGGCCTACGGGGGCCTCGTGCCGCAGGAGATGCTCGACCGCATGGACGTCGACCGCGAGACCGCGCGCCGCATGGAGCACTGGGACGAGCTGCACGCTGACGATCGCGTGCACGACCTCGTTGCGGTCGTCGACGGCGAGGTCGTCGGCTGGGCGCTCGCGGGCCCCGCGCGCGACCAGGACGCCCCCGCGACCGGCGAGCTCTACGCGATCTACGCGCTCGCCGACCGCTGGTCGCGCGGCGTCGGCCACGCGCTGCTCGCCGAGGCCGAGCGGCGCCTGCGCGCCGACGGGCACGACGCGGCCTACCTGTGGGTGCTGCTCGGCAACGCCCGCGCGACCGCCTTCTACGAGTCGCACGGCTGGCGCTGCGACGACGGCGAGAAGGTCGAGGAGGGCATGCACGAGCGACGGTTCGTGCGCAGCCTCGCCCCGTGA